TGAAGATCTAAAGGAGCCTTCTGAGTTTTCCGCATGGTCAGGTCGAGGAAAGTCCTTTGCGCTATCTTTGGGAATGATTCGTCCATACAAGGGGGTTGCAGACCTGCTGGATGCATTCAGCGCAATCTTGTCTTCTGGTGATAAGAATGCTCGGCTTGTTGTAGCTGGTCGCCCGATGGATCCAGAGGTTACGGAAAAGGCGAAAGTTCTGACTAAATGCTACCCGGACAATTTCCTCTATATCTCCCGAAATCTATCTGATGCAGAAGTGAACTTTCTCTACAAGAGCTGCGAGTTTAGCGTGCTGACGTATAAAAAGATTCTGATTTCAGGTAGTTACTACATGGCAGCTACTCACAAGAAAGCATGTATCGCACCGCGGATAGGAATGTTCCAGGAAAAAATTGTCGACGGTGATAACGGGCTTCTTTACGACGGAAGTATCGCGGGCCTGATAGGTTCGCTGAAGACCGCATATGGTAAAAGTGCGTCTGAGCTACAGAGAATGGGAAGGCTGGCTCATAACGGTTGCCAGCATACAGCCGAAAGCTTTTCGAGTGGATTTTACAAAGTAGTCGAGGGACTCTGAGGTGTCTATGGACAGAAAAATTGAAAATAGCGCAATAGAAGTTTCTTTCTGTATCCCGGTTATGAATCGCCTGGGTGATATCCAGTCGACCTTGAGGAAAAACCTTGAGGATAACCGCGAGGATTGCGATATCGTTGAGTTTATCGTCATATCATTTGATCATGACGACGGCACTGCAAAGTGGGTGGAAAGCGAGTTCCAAAATGAATTGGCAACTGGATACCTCAAATTCTATCACCTGAAAGATCTGGAATTCTGGCACTTCGGTAAGGCGAAAAATGCCTTTAAACCCTATGTAAGTGGGAAAATTTACGCGAGCCTCGATGGCGATAACTTTACCGGTTATCGGGGTGGGCGACATATTCTGGATATTTTCCAGCGGTATCAATACAAGTGTATTTTTCACCAGTTCCAGGGAGACTGGGGTGATGGAACTTGTGGGCGTATTTCCATAAGGATGGAAGACTACCTGCAGTGGGGGTATGACGAAGACTTTTTACCTCGTCAGTGGGATGAAATGGACGCAATGCTCAGTGTCCTGGTGAACCAGCCTGGCACAAAATATATCTGTTATAAAGGCGAAGGTAAAAACATTATCAAGAAGAGCCATCCGTTCCGGCGTTTTCTTGAAGAGAGCTCAATCAGTATTGAACAGATCGAGCTTGAGGATACAGGCGCGAACCGGTTTGAAAGTGATCGCGCGGCGGTAGGTGAACATAATTCCAACTACGTGCAAGACGATGCCAAATTGCGTTTGGCTTCAGTGTACAACCATTTGTTGTCGTATATAAAAAATACGTCATCCCATGATTTAAAGGATAAGTACATTTCTGAGATTTCAAATTGTCAGAAGGAAATCGTTTCCTCCATTGACGTTGAAACTCTAAGGAAGTGGTATCTAAAATGTGAGTCAAATCAGCCAAACACCTCTAAAGTTGGTGCGGTGTGTCTGGTTTCGTGCATAAAAAATGAGCCAAACTTGAAGGAGTGGTACGAATACTACAAGTCTATTGGAGTTGATTCATTTTTCCTGATAGACGATGGCTCGGTTGAACCTGTTTCTGAAACCTTTAAAGATTGTGATGACGTATTTGTTTGGTCGCCAGTCGTTGGTCAGTTTAAGTTTGCTAAGACACTTTGGATGGAGATTCTACTGAACTCGTATTGCCAGAGTCGGTGGACATATATTGTTGATAGCGACGAGTATGTCGAGTTGGTCAGCGCTGGTTCGGAATCAAGAAATAAAACATTAGAATTCGTGGCTGGCCATGGGCGGGAGTATTTTTCTGGCTATTTATTGGACCTTTACCCCGGCGGTAGTGAATACGTAGGAAGTGGTTTACAGGCAAATAATATTACTTTGGATGATTGTAAATATTATCAATTTCGGCCTGCAAACTTACAGCATCGATATGTTCAACATAACACAGCAGTGTGGAGTTATGGGGAGCATTCTTCGTGGGCATACTCTCTGGATATACGTTATCGCTGTAACGGTTCACTCGATAGTCTTCGAAAATTTCCATTGGTCAGGTGGCGTGAAAAGATGCACCTGAACCAGGGGTTCCACGATTTAATTATTGATGGCGTTAAACGAACTCCAAAAGATTTGGAGTGTGAGTTTTTGTTGCCAATTCGGCACTACAAAATATACTCGCTTGCTCAGCAAAGTATAGGCGCCAATGAAAAATCTGTTGACCAGTACCATAGTGAAACAAAGATTAATCTTACTCGGATGCTGGGAAGCCTTAATAAAATCATACGTACATGTATTTACAATCCTTACTCGTACAAGTTTTCGTCTCCTTACTTAATTCCGACACCAACAAATAAAAAACTGCTGCTGGTTAATGTTGATAGCCTTGGAAAAACTCCAGAGGTTAATCATTGGGATAGGGGGAATGTAATTAAATTTATTTCGGCGGATAAACTGGAGGTGAAGGGGGATCACATTTTTGCGGCATCATTTCAGGATGCTTGTAACTATATTTTACGCAATACCCCATTCTCGAAGTACAAGATCGAAGATTCAGGTTTGACTAGCTTCTCAATCTAAATTAATAGCAGCAGATTTTAGTGGGGTTACGGGGGTAATATGAGCGACGGTAAAATATTTGTTATAGGCATGAATGCTACTGGCACCTCGATATTGCATCGAGCATTCCAAGTTATGGGGCTTAATTCCTTACATTGGGCTCCAGAGGTTGGATCCCTTAAGTCAAGGATGGAGGAGGCAAAAAAGTTCCAGTTTTCACTTCTGAATGCAATTGAGGCGGGAAAGAGAGATCCTTTAGGTGACGCTTCGTACTTTGATGTATTTAGTGATGTATGGCCAATAATTCAATATTTTGAATATTTTTACAGCGCTTACCCGGGAAGCAAATTTATTTACACTTGCCGAGATGACGAGGAATGGTTGCGGGATCGGGAGAGGCACGTTGGCAGAAATAAGAGTGCGCTTGAAAGTGGCGACTATGTGGGTTCATTTGTTAATGTAGAACGAGAAAAGTGGCTGAAAGAAAAGTATAACCATCTAAAGCGTGTAAAGCAGTGGTTTTCTGCTGATGGAAGGTCTGATGACCTCCTGTATTTTGACCTATATAAAGGAGATGGTTTTGTAGAGCTGTGTGATTTCCTAGATTGTAAATTGCCTGAAAGAATATTTCCTCTATTCGGTAAAGTTGCATGATAATTCTCACATAGAAGGTTGTTTCAAGCTCCTATTTCCTAAATTTAGTTTGATGATATTGAGTGATCGAGAAAAGCTATGAATTCTTTGTGTTCTGACGTAAAGGTAGTTTGCCTGTTTTCAATTTCTAGAACGGGGTCAAATTACCTGGCGAATGTTTTGCGCAACTTGCCGGAGGTTGATGTCTACGCCGAGATTTTTCACCCAGAGCAGGCCTTCTCTGTGTCTGAAGAGACTTGCCGTTTCATAAATGATAGGCACAAAACTGGCGCTCGGGACCTTTCTAAGCCCGATGATGCTGAGTTTTCTAGCTGGATTCGATCTCATCCTAAAGAAACTGTCTTGGCTCTGGTCGATTTTGCTCGGTTGGCTGGTAAGAAAGCTGTGTACCTGAAGATATTTAACGATCATTTAATAGGCGTTAAAGAGGGGTTGGAGGCTCTTGCTACTATTCCGGGATTTACTCCTGTTATTTTGCAACGTCGGTGTGTGGACAGCTTTATCTCTTTTCGTAAAGCTAAAATTACTAAGTCTTACGTTCAGAACAGAACTACAGGTGTAAAGCCTGCTCTTAATGTTGATCAATATATGCGTTGGAGACAGCCAAGATTGGATTGGTATTCGCTCGTTTATAGCGTGATGTCAAAAAAGGGCTTAAAAGTTCACCAGGTAACCTATGAAGACGACATTGATATCGGGAATGAGGCTTGCGCAATTCATTGGCGTGATTTATTGAAATCCTGGGTTGGCGCTGCTGAGCATGAATCTGAGCTCAATACCGATGCTGGTTTTGATGCCACTTTAGTCGACGAGCAGAGCCTTATTGGAAGACAAGATGACTCAGCTACAGAAGATAAAATTGCTAATTGGGATGAATTCTACGAGGCGTTAAAGAATGCTGGCTTGGCTAGAGAAGCGATGAGTTATCTTAGTTTCAAATGAGGTTTAGTTGCCCGATGCTTGCCAGATTCGCCTATCCGGATTCATTTTTGGTTAATGTATATTTAATTAGGTGACGGTTGTCGTATGTGGCTTCGTCAGTCTCCC
This is a stretch of genomic DNA from Microbulbifer bruguierae. It encodes these proteins:
- a CDS encoding glycosyltransferase family 2 protein; the protein is MDRKIENSAIEVSFCIPVMNRLGDIQSTLRKNLEDNREDCDIVEFIVISFDHDDGTAKWVESEFQNELATGYLKFYHLKDLEFWHFGKAKNAFKPYVSGKIYASLDGDNFTGYRGGRHILDIFQRYQYKCIFHQFQGDWGDGTCGRISIRMEDYLQWGYDEDFLPRQWDEMDAMLSVLVNQPGTKYICYKGEGKNIIKKSHPFRRFLEESSISIEQIELEDTGANRFESDRAAVGEHNSNYVQDDAKLRLASVYNHLLSYIKNTSSHDLKDKYISEISNCQKEIVSSIDVETLRKWYLKCESNQPNTSKVGAVCLVSCIKNEPNLKEWYEYYKSIGVDSFFLIDDGSVEPVSETFKDCDDVFVWSPVVGQFKFAKTLWMEILLNSYCQSRWTYIVDSDEYVELVSAGSESRNKTLEFVAGHGREYFSGYLLDLYPGGSEYVGSGLQANNITLDDCKYYQFRPANLQHRYVQHNTAVWSYGEHSSWAYSLDIRYRCNGSLDSLRKFPLVRWREKMHLNQGFHDLIIDGVKRTPKDLECEFLLPIRHYKIYSLAQQSIGANEKSVDQYHSETKINLTRMLGSLNKIIRTCIYNPYSYKFSSPYLIPTPTNKKLLLVNVDSLGKTPEVNHWDRGNVIKFISADKLEVKGDHIFAASFQDACNYILRNTPFSKYKIEDSGLTSFSI
- a CDS encoding sulfotransferase, giving the protein MSDGKIFVIGMNATGTSILHRAFQVMGLNSLHWAPEVGSLKSRMEEAKKFQFSLLNAIEAGKRDPLGDASYFDVFSDVWPIIQYFEYFYSAYPGSKFIYTCRDDEEWLRDRERHVGRNKSALESGDYVGSFVNVEREKWLKEKYNHLKRVKQWFSADGRSDDLLYFDLYKGDGFVELCDFLDCKLPERIFPLFGKVA